In the genome of Lagopus muta isolate bLagMut1 chromosome 29, bLagMut1 primary, whole genome shotgun sequence, the window AGTCACAGGTGAACGGGCAGCTCAAGGGCGTCCTCAAAGTGCCACTGCTGTCACCGCCCACAGTGCCACCTCCCAGGGCTTCTGTCACCTCCATTACTCCATAACTAGAGAACACTTGTGGCCCAAAATCCCCACATCTATTTAACAAAACCACTAAGCAAGGGGAGGGAGGACAGGTGACAGCAGGGGACAACAAGGCTAGGACACGAGGACACCAGCGGCGCTGCCCTTGCCCCCCTCGGTGCCATCCTTGGGGGGCTGCCGGGGGTCATCCTCGCCCACCAGGCGGATGTTGTGCTTCTCGCGGAACTCGTTCAGTTCGCGAcccttgctctgcagctgctggctcagCGTCTCGATGATTTTGCTGATcttgggggagaaaaaggggagagGGGTTTTAGGGcggttgggggggggggagggcctGTAGGTGAAGGGGGGTCTGACCAGGAGTCACCTGCTCGCGGTTGCCCTCCAGCGCGGGCAGCACTTCCTTGACAGTGCGCTCTACCAGGATGCCCCCCACCATGCGGTAACACTTCCGTGTGGGGTCCACCTCGCGCAGCGTCTCAATCACCAGGCTGTCGGGCAGGGGAGGCCCTGTCACCCCCACATCACCCTGCATTGCTCCCGGTGACAACCCAGCATTCCTCGTTTTGTTGCTGTGGCACTCTCGGTGTCAACGCCCACCATTCTTCAGTGTTCCTCCTTGTCCCAGGAGTCCCCCCCAAAGCACCTTCACTGCCCCCCGTGCCCTCCACATCCCCGCTGTCATTCCTATATCCAACAATATCCTTCCACAACCCTCCAGCGGCACCTCCACACCCGATGGCCTCCCTCACGGTCCCCCTCATATCCCCAAGTGCTTCCCACATCCCCAGTGACATCTCTATACCCCCAGTGCCACCCCCAGCgtcctccccacccccaccacACACCATTTGTG includes:
- the PFDN2 gene encoding prefoldin subunit 2, which encodes MAPRLSPVYTGRAQSRRRSAPEESLPNFRCAPEEAQSGGGKMADSVKGRPAAAGPAGKVLTAEQVVARFNRLRQEQRGLASKAAELELDLNEHRLVIETLREVDPTRKCYRMVGGILVERTVKEVLPALEGNREQISKIIETLSQQLQSKGRELNEFREKHNIRLVGEDDPRQPPKDGTEGGKGSAAGVLVS